The Chryseobacterium sp. LJ668 genome segment TTGGTGTCGATGACGGATGATCCGGTGCTTGCATCAAAGAATTGCATATCGTTATCGGCTTTTACAAAACTCGTTTTCACGCCGCTTTCTAATTTCCATTTATTTTTAAATGCTTTGGTAAGATCAGATTTTAAAGAGAAAATATTCAGTTTACCGTTGATATCGCCTTTCAAAATGTCCAAATTTCTGAGGCTTCCGTCGATATCATATATTCTTGTGTCAAAGTTTTGCAGTGAGGTATTCGAATAATTGATATAATCAAAATCAGTCGTTATTTCTGAACCCAGAGAATCGATGGTATATTTATGATTAAGGTTGAGTGAAACATTTTTCCAGTGATCTTTTGAACGGTTCTGGCTTGTAAATGTGCTTTCCGGCAGACTGTTGCTTCCTAAAACAGTGCTTGAGTTGTCACCTTTAGGATCAAATTTGTTGCTCACAAAACCTATGGAAAAGCCAAGTACATTCTTATCGTTCAGATAATAATCCATACCCGTTTTGGCGATATGATTCCGGAAATTATACTTTAGAAAATTGTCCTGAAGATATGTTTTTTGAAGGGTTTGGTTGTCATCATAGAAATTTCGATCAAGCATCAGGTGATTAAAAAATTCTCTATAGGCGAAACTGTAGTTGGCAAAAAAATTCACTTTTTTGTTTCTGTGATTGATGCTGAAATTATTATTATTCTTGATATATCTTCCGGTTCCCAAAGCCACGGAAGCGCTTCCGTTGGTGCCTTTTCGCTGGTCTTTTTTTAATTTGATATTGATAATCGAAGTTCCTGCCGCATCATATTTTGAGGAAGGATTGGTGATGAATTCTACTTTTTCGACACTTGATGAAGGGATCCCGCGGAGATAATTAGCAAGATCACTTCCTGTCATTGGTGTATTTTTTCCGTCGATCTGTACCAACAGGTTTCCTTTCCCTCGGAGGCTGATATTGTCATTCCCATCAATATTCACTCCCGGAGCTTTTTCTAAAACTTCAAAGGCTGAATTTCCTGTCGCTGCAATGCTGTTCTCTACATTCAGGATCATTTTTCCGTCCTGTCTTTCGATGTAGGGCTTTGCTTTGGTCATCGTAACGCCTTCAATCAGCTTTTCTTTAAGTTCAATTTTCGGAAGTACCTTGTTTTCAGCTAAAGAAATACTTTCAGACCGGTAAACTTCGGCACCGTTTTCATTAATTTTCAGATAATAATTTCCATTTCTCAGATCGCTGAAATCGAATTTCCCGTTCTTATCAGGAATTTCCGTTTTAACTAATTTGTCTTCAGAATTAAACAAATTGATTTCTACAAGATGAGTCTTCCCGGAATTGATGTTTCCCGAAAGTGAAAAGTTCTCTACATTCTGTGCAGAAAGCTTTGTGCTGAACATCGAGATCAGCCAAACAAAAATGAATAAAAATATTCTGGCCATTGTGTTTATTTTTTTGAATTAATACAATTTTGTGTAATTTTTATGAGTGTAGAATTCATCACTTCCAGTTCAGCTGCAGAAATATTTTCTAATGCTGTTTTTCTGTTATTTTCTACGAGATTCTGTACTTCTTTGATGATCTTTTTCCCTGTATCTGTGACTTCAAGATTGGTTTTTCTACGGTCTTTAGCATGAGCAGTTCTGGATATAAATTCTGATTTTACCAGCAGATCAATAATTCTGGTTACCGATGCATTGTCTTTAAATACCAGATCTCCGATTTCGTTTTGCGTAATGCCAGGATTTTCAAGAATTGATTTTATGGTTAACCATTGATCGATTGTAATCTTAAAACCATTGGCTTTTAGTTGTTGTTGCGCATAATTTCTATAGGTCCTTATTGCTTTATCGATATTGTAAAAGATGATTGAATCTAATTTTTCCATTGCCATATATTTGTAGTGTATGATTAATCAATTATTGATATGTCAATGAATAAGTTGTCTGTTTTTTATTTTTGTTACAATTGCAGAATAAATTTTTTTAAATATTTTAAAGCTGCCATAAACTACAGTTGTAACAGATTGCTTAAAAAGAAAATAATCTGAAATTCAAATAATTAATGAAATTTATCGTATATTTGTATTATAATTAAGAAGAAGGTTTCTGCTTTTCTTACACTGTAACAGTTGAGAATACTCTTTATCCCTCAGTTTTCTTTATTCTGACTGCCGTCTTTTCACTTTTATTTCTCTAAGTTAATATCTGTGCCGGCAAATGAATCACCACAACTGAACCAAACAGATATCTTTTACTTTTTTTCAGAAAGTAGAATGGTTCCACAATCAGACAAACTTTCTGGTAACGATCATTAATTGTTTTGAATTGATGATCTGAATGCAACGGATCATCAGAAGAATTCAATAAGAATCTTTTTATGAAAATCAACAATACTCTTTGATGAATACTGGAAAATCATCAGAATTTAAAATCAAGAATAACAATTAATATACAATAATATATGGCGGATTCTTTCTCAAAAAAAGAAAACTTTAAGAAAAAATTACAGAAGCAAAAGGAAAAAGCGATACGTCGCGAAGACCGAAAAAACACCAATGACAAAGGAAAAAGTCTTGATGATATGATCATGTATGTAGATGCAAACGGTCAGTTAACAAGTACGCCTCCTGATAACTCTAATGCAGAGGCTATCAATTTGGATAATATTCAGTTGGGTGCAGCTCCTATTCAGGAGGAAGATCCAATCAAATCTGGTATCGTTACATTCTTCAGCGACAAGGGTTACGGTTTCATCACAGAAGACAATTCTAAAGAAAACGTATTCTTCCACAGCAATAACTGTGTAGATATCATCAAGAAAGGAAACAAAGTGTCTTTCGAAAAAGAAAGATCACCAAAAGGTTTCTCTGCGATCAATATTAAAATCATCAGATAGTTTTTTAAAACTATATATAAAAACAAACCGCTTCAGTGATGAGGCGGTTTTTTTTGTTATGTATAAAGATTTTCTCTTATTTCTACTAAAATTTTTGTTGTTTTTTCTAAACCCGGATATTCTGGAAGTGTAGATGTTGCATGATAATATTCGATCGACTGAATCAACCCTTCGGCTTTTTGCATAACAGCTTCATATGGCCAATTTCCGGCTTTGATATCTAATAATTCATCACGATTTTCTACACGGATGTTTAATGAATTGGTTTTAAAAATCTGTTCGCAAGACTGCAAAAGACGAATCGTATGCATCATATTTTTGCTGTCGTAGTTTTGTCCGTGATGTTGATTGACGTTGTATCGATCTTCATTTCGCTCGGAAACCCACTTCCAATATTCACGATAATCTTTGCAGTACGTGGAGTAGGCATCGAGGTTGCAAAACAAATAGGCAGCAGGTTTTTCCTCTTTCGGGACAGATGATACAGAAACCTGATTGGCTTCTTCATTTTGGATAATTCCTTTATAGTTTAAATCTCCCGATTCGTTGTAGAAAAGCGCAAACATGCCTTTGGTATTATCAATGCTGACCAAACCGCATTTTTCCTGAACTTTTCCGTTTTCTGAAAGCCATTTTTTCAACGAAACCGAACCTTGATTATACAAAACATAACAAAAATCGAGAATGGATTTTCTTTCTTTATCGATAGGATTCAGGATTTTTTTGTTGAGTCCTTTTGCTTTTTTGATCTGCGAAATTGCGTAACCTGCAAAGGTATCTTTACATAATTTGGAAAGAAAATCTTCAGGTTTCAGTACATCCATCAACGGATTTTTATGCTGAATGCAGTCTTCCGGACTTGCCAGAATTTCCAGAATATTCGGATTGTTTTTCTGTAGCAATTCTACGAATCTCCCAATCTCATAATACGAAATATCATTGGTCTCATTTGAAATCTGCGGAATATAGTTTAAGCCAAAAAAATCTTCTTTTGGTAAATAATACACTCCCCGAATATCTGTATCCGAGTTTTCCGTTGCGAGTCCGAAAGAGCGGCTGCCGGAGATGGTTTCGAGGAGGGTGAGGTTGTGGGATTTTATATATAAGATATCCATTCTATGTATAAATTACTTCGCCAACTTTAGCATTTTTTAGTCTTTCAATTATTTCTAATCCATGTTCATGATTATTACATGGAATTATTAATTTATTGGGTGGATTTTTAATTCCATTTATAACAGCATAATTTCCTGCCATCATCACTTGAATTTTCAAAGTTCCAAGTATTTTAGGTTTAATGATTCTCATTAATGATTCTTTTTGTTTACTAATTTTTTCCGTTTCTTCAAAGCTAAATTTTCAAGAAAAATTAACAGTTTTTTGAATTGTAGTTTCCATTCCTCTGTTTCTTTTTCAGTGAAGTACAATTCTGAAGTTCCTTCCACAGAAATAAAGTATGATTTTCCATTCCAATTTAAGAAAATTTGTTGTGCAGAAATATCACTAATGTAAAGTCCTGTATCAAATGAATATTCGGAGAAAGAAAATTCATTTTTATCAATATATTCTAAAAAGTTCCAAATTGTTTTTGGAATTTCTTCTAAAATTTCCTGTTGTTCTTCTAGTTGAAAACCAGAGTAATACAAATTTACTTTTTTGAAGTCTTTTATAAGCAATTCAAACCCATAAAGATGCTCAGTAAAACCATCCCCAAAAGAATAGGCGAAAATATATTCTTTCTGAAGTCTTAGTTCTTCATTTTCGTATACTCTGAATTGCATCATAAGTAATTTTAGGATTAAATTAGAATTTTTCTTTTTGCAAAAATGCTCTTATTAGTTTTCAATATCTTTGAGTATGTCATCAAGATCTTTATCATCTTCATATTTATTAGAATAGTCAATTTCTATACAGCTAACTATTTCTGATGCTTCCTGAAGAGTTATTTCTGGAAATATTTTTCTTAATAATCCAATAGCCACAATTAATCTTTTTCCTTTGGACAAAGCATAATAAATGATGTCGATAGGATTTTTTTTGTGATATTGTAAATTGCGTATTTTGTCATAAAGAGCATAATTATCATTTTTAAAAGCTATTTCAAATTCTTCTTCCGGAAAATTAAACAAATCATCTTGAAAATCATGAAGGCTTTTGTATTTTGTAGTTCCGATAATCATTATTTCTTTTGCTTCTACTAATGATAATTTTGGAAACAGTTTTCTAATGCTAAGAATTATTTTTAAAGGTGTTTCACCTTTTTTTTCAAAATCCTTTACTAAATCAAAAATATTTTTGTCTTGAAGCTTTAATAACTTATATTTAAAGGAGTTGTCCATTCTATTCTTTCTTAATAATTTAATTTTTAATACAACTCTCCACAATTACCTCCAAAGCCTTTTCCGCATCACAAGCATACAAACCCGAACACCAAGCAGGATTCGCTTCAATCAAAGCCCAACCTTTTCCTTTGATAATTCCAAAGTCAATAACGATAGCGTTGGGAAGTGTAGATGAATATTTTTGAATAAAATCTTTAAAAAATCCAAACAATTCTTTTTGCTCGGTTTCAGAAAGCGGATTCGTGTCAAACGCATTGTTTCGCCAATAAGAAGAATAAGTTTTTATTTCATTATTTAAAACGAAACATCTCACTTCAAGCTCCCATTCCACAACTTGTGAGATGAAAACCATACTTTCGAGATCTAAAGAATCAAAACCTTTGATATCCGTTACTTTATCGAAAACTCCGGCTTTAAAGCTTTTAAAATCAGAACATTTAATGAATATATTTTCTTCGTTCACAAAATCTTTCAATTGACCATAAGAAATTTTACGTTTGGTAAATTGCTCTAAAATTTCTGCGAGCCAATTATCTTTTGGTTTTGTTAATGTCAGATTGCATTGTTCAGCAACAATTTCCGCATAAATATCTTCACCATAAACCGCAATTACATCATCCCGAAATTCTTCAGGAACATTCCATTTTGCATTGAAACGATTCAATTCATAAGGAGAAATGATGGATGCTTTTTTAAGGTTGTTGCTGTCTTCCGTGTATATGGGAGAGAGGGCGATTATATTTTTCATGTGTTGTTTTTTTATTCTAATGTATCAATATTTCTCTAAAAACTTTCTCCATTTCATTTTTATCCGAATTTCCTCCTTTCATGTTCTTTGCTCTTTCCTCATTATCCTTCACCATCTCCTCCAAAACTCCAAAAAGGTCCCAATCATTTGAATGGTAATAAGCTTCTCCTTTTGTAGCTTTTAAGGCAACAAGATTTTCTATTTTGGTTCTCGTGAAATCATCAACTAAAACCAACAATTCACTGAATAAAACTGGCGGAACTGTTCCTTTTTCTAATATCCATTTTCCTGTCAAAGCTGTTCGAAGGCAGTAGAAATAAGATTTCAATTTTACTTCATCGGTTCTGCAGGCTTCGAGATATTTTTTGCTCATGCTCAGATAATGGTAAGAAACCGCTATCGGAGAAAAACAAGA includes the following:
- a CDS encoding outer membrane beta-barrel family protein; the protein is MARIFLFIFVWLISMFSTKLSAQNVENFSLSGNINSGKTHLVEINLFNSEDKLVKTEIPDKNGKFDFSDLRNGNYYLKINENGAEVYRSESISLAENKVLPKIELKEKLIEGVTMTKAKPYIERQDGKMILNVENSIAATGNSAFEVLEKAPGVNIDGNDNISLRGKGNLLVQIDGKNTPMTGSDLANYLRGIPSSSVEKVEFITNPSSKYDAAGTSIINIKLKKDQRKGTNGSASVALGTGRYIKNNNNFSINHRNKKVNFFANYSFAYREFFNHLMLDRNFYDDNQTLQKTYLQDNFLKYNFRNHIAKTGMDYYLNDKNVLGFSIGFVSNKFDPKGDNSSTVLGSNSLPESTFTSQNRSKDHWKNVSLNLNHKYTIDSLGSEITTDFDYINYSNTSLQNFDTRIYDIDGSLRNLDILKGDINGKLNIFSLKSDLTKAFKNKWKLESGVKTSFVKADNDMQFFDASTGSSVIDTNKTNHFIYEENINAVYGNVSKKWEKFSANFGLRMENTNVTGTQLTTNQINRKNYTQLFPSAVFSYDLNEKNNLEINFSRRITRPSYNQLNPFKFYLDPTTYKAGNPDLNPQTTMNYEFTYSFNNKYFATLSYSKTSDNITDVLKPTVENGNIVVVQTNDNLSSASYLGLYLIAPVKVTKWWDMNNSANFYYGSYTGNIADTSIKNQGNFTFNVNSINSFKLGNGFTAELTGNYRAREVYAYMNLKPNWYLNIGAQKKFKNNSTLKFSFNDVFYTSNPEAKNVYSNYIENFVVRRETRVATLSYTYNFGSSKNGQPRKTGGADDLKQRIGNG
- a CDS encoding MarR family winged helix-turn-helix transcriptional regulator, giving the protein MEKLDSIIFYNIDKAIRTYRNYAQQQLKANGFKITIDQWLTIKSILENPGITQNEIGDLVFKDNASVTRIIDLLVKSEFISRTAHAKDRRKTNLEVTDTGKKIIKEVQNLVENNRKTALENISAAELEVMNSTLIKITQNCINSKK
- a CDS encoding cold-shock protein, with the protein product MADSFSKKENFKKKLQKQKEKAIRREDRKNTNDKGKSLDDMIMYVDANGQLTSTPPDNSNAEAINLDNIQLGAAPIQEEDPIKSGIVTFFSDKGYGFITEDNSKENVFFHSNNCVDIIKKGNKVSFEKERSPKGFSAINIKIIR
- a CDS encoding nucleotidyltransferase domain-containing protein translates to MDILYIKSHNLTLLETISGSRSFGLATENSDTDIRGVYYLPKEDFFGLNYIPQISNETNDISYYEIGRFVELLQKNNPNILEILASPEDCIQHKNPLMDVLKPEDFLSKLCKDTFAGYAISQIKKAKGLNKKILNPIDKERKSILDFCYVLYNQGSVSLKKWLSENGKVQEKCGLVSIDNTKGMFALFYNESGDLNYKGIIQNEEANQVSVSSVPKEEKPAAYLFCNLDAYSTYCKDYREYWKWVSERNEDRYNVNQHHGQNYDSKNMMHTIRLLQSCEQIFKTNSLNIRVENRDELLDIKAGNWPYEAVMQKAEGLIQSIEYYHATSTLPEYPGLEKTTKILVEIRENLYT
- a CDS encoding ATP-grasp domain-containing protein, whose protein sequence is MKNIIALSPIYTEDSNNLKKASIISPYELNRFNAKWNVPEEFRDDVIAVYGEDIYAEIVAEQCNLTLTKPKDNWLAEILEQFTKRKISYGQLKDFVNEENIFIKCSDFKSFKAGVFDKVTDIKGFDSLDLESMVFISQVVEWELEVRCFVLNNEIKTYSSYWRNNAFDTNPLSETEQKELFGFFKDFIQKYSSTLPNAIVIDFGIIKGKGWALIEANPAWCSGLYACDAEKALEVIVESCIKN
- a CDS encoding nucleotidyltransferase domain-containing protein codes for the protein MIPKILEKLKEIEAKRNIEILLAVESGSRAWGFASPDSDYDIRFIYRHEKDWYLSPWDKDETIEFMTEDDLVGSGWDLRKTFHLLLKSNAALLSWFYSPIVYVKNEKFYELFKPLADSCFSPIAVSYHYLSMSKKYLEACRTDEVKLKSYFYCLRTALTGKWILEKGTVPPVLFSELLVLVDDFTRTKIENLVALKATKGEAYYHSNDWDLFGVLEEMVKDNEERAKNMKGGNSDKNEMEKVFREILIH